Proteins encoded in a region of the Prinia subflava isolate CZ2003 ecotype Zambia chromosome 24, Cam_Psub_1.2, whole genome shotgun sequence genome:
- the LOC134561686 gene encoding digestive cysteine proteinase 1-like produces MGALCWLVASVLCIAVQGQDYELSRPPPQFGSIYHVRGVIKLPYAEIEEPFEAWYNLTGNKSRIQYYGGQVITYQLAAVKPYGMRYKITPETTEKEVNTRKCFQLPGSKEDVVMAQSVFPSMRGFKFLREEYYEGRYCAVWQNITRWAQKKNVYTLWVTNSSCGVAPVHYEMQGYNSLLGSHYDKYEIAYTDFDNSYPPSIFDLPVNETKCGMLPGNGAEQRVLANPMEDLVGQHRPWAHRVFHDYRRQMGRRYSSVWELEHRQSTFVHNMRFVHSRNRAALSYTLSLNHLADRTPQELAALRGRRRSGTPNNGLPFPTELYTGIILPESLDWRMYGAVTPVKDQAVCGSCWSFATTGAMEGALFLKTGVLTPLSQQVLIDCSWGFGNYACDGGEEWRAYEWIKKHGGIASTESYGSYKGQNGLCHYNQSEMLAKITGYVNITSGNITAVKTAIYKHGPVAVSIDASQKTFSFYSNGIYYEPKCDNTPGSLDHAVLAVGYGVLQGETYWLIKNSWSTYWGNDGYILMSMKDNNCGVATEATYPILA; encoded by the exons GACAGGACTATGAGCTCTCCCGCCCACCCCCTCAGTTTGGCTCCATCTACCATGTCCGAG GGGTCATTAAGCTGCCCTACGCTGAGATTGAGGAGCCCTTTGAAGCCTGGTACAACCTGACAGGGAACAAGAGCCGGATCCAGTATTATGGAG ggcaggtgaTAACCTaccagctggcagcagtgaaGCCCTATGGGATGAGGTACAAGATCACTCCAGAGACGACCGAGAAGGAGGTGAACACCAGGAAGTGCTTCCAGCTGCCTGGCTCCAAGGAGGATGTTGTCATGGCTCAGAGTGTCTTCCCCAGCATGAGGGGCTTTAAG TTCCTGCGGGAGGAGTACTACGAGGGCCGGTACTGTGCCGTGTGGCAGAACATCACTCGCTGGGCGCAGAAGAAGAATGTCTACACCCTGTGGGTGACCAACTCCAGCTGTGGGGTGGCCCCCGTGCACTATGAGATGCAGGGGTACAACAGCCTGCTGGGGTCCCACTACGACAAGTATGAAATCGCCTACACTGACTTCGACAACAGCTACCCCCCCTCCATCTTCGACCTCCCGGTCAATG AGACCAAGTGTGGGATGCTGCCGGGCAATGGGGCGGAGCAACGGGTGCTGGCAAACCCCATGGAGGACCTGGTGGGACAGCACCGGCCCTGGGCACACCGGGTATTCCATGACTACCGCCGGCAGATGGGGCGGCGCTACAGCTCCGTGtgggagctggagcacaggcagagcaccTTTGTGCACAACATGAG GTTTGTGCACTCACGGAACCGGGCTGCACTCTCCTACACGCTGTCCCTGAACCACTTGGCCGACCGCACGCCGCAGGAACTGGCAGCCCTGCGGGGCCGCCGTCGCAGTGGGACCCCCAACAATGGGCTGCCCTTCCCCACTGAGCTCTACACCGGCATCATCCTGCCTGAGAGCCTTGACTGGCGCATGTATG GTGCTGTCACCCCCGTGAAGGATCAGGCTGTCTGTGGGTCGTGCTGGAGTTTTGCTACAACAGGAGCCATGGAAGGTGCCCTCTTCCTCaag ACCGGCGTGCTGACACCCCTGTCCCAACAAGTCCTCATTGACTGCTCCTGGGGTTTTGGGAACTATGCCTGTGATGGGGGCGAGGAGTGGAGAGCCTACGAGTGGATCAAAAAGCACGGGGGCATTGCCAGCACCGAGTCCTATGGCTCCTACAAGGGGCAG AATGGCTTGTGCCACTACAACCAGTCTGAGATGCTGGCCAAGATCACGGGCTACGTCAACATCACCTCTGGCAACATCACAGCGGTCAAAACTGCCATCTACAAGCACGGCCCCGTGGCCGTCAGCATCGACGCCTCGCAGAAGACCTTCTCCTTCTACTCCAACGGCATCTACTACGAGCCCAAGTGTG ACAACACACCGGGATCGCTGGACCATGCGGTGCTGGCTGTGGGCTACGGAGTCCTGCAGGGAGAGACCTACTGGCTCATCAAGAACTCCTGGTCCACATATTGGGGCAATGATGGCTACATCCTTATGTCCATGAAGGACAACAACTGTGGTGTGGCCACTGAGGCCACCTACCCCATCCTGGCCTGA